The following are encoded in a window of Dromaius novaehollandiae isolate bDroNov1 chromosome 11, bDroNov1.hap1, whole genome shotgun sequence genomic DNA:
- the PDZD11 gene encoding PDZ domain-containing protein 11 isoform X1: protein MEARLPYDDYPVVFLPPYESPPAWVPPHERVYHPDYNNELTQFLPRTIVLKKPPGAQLGFNIRGGKASQLGIFISKVIPDSDAHRAGLQEGDQVLSVNDVDFQDIEHSKAVEILKTAREITMRVRYFPYNYQRQKERTVH, encoded by the exons ATGGAGGCGCGGCTGCCCTACGACGACTACCCGGTGGTCTTCCTGCCGCCCTACGAGAGCCCGCCCGCCTGGGTGCCGCCGCACGAG CGCGTTTATCACCCCGACTACAACAACGAGCTGACGCAGTTCTTGCCCCGCACCATCGTCCTCAAGAAGCCCCCCGGGGCGcag CTGGGTTTCAACATCCGTGGAGGAAAGGCCTCGCAGCTGGGGATCTTCATCTCTAAG GTGATCCCCGACTCGGATGCACACAGAGCTGGGCTGCAGGAAGGAGACCAGGTGCTCTCAGTGAACGATGTGGATTTCCAGGACATTGAGCACAGCAAG GCTGTGGAGATCCTGAAGACAGCCCGTGAAATCACCATGCGCGTACGTTACTTCCCCTACA ATTAccagagacagaaggaaagaactgTCCACTAA
- the PDZD11 gene encoding PDZ domain-containing protein 11 isoform X2, which produces MEARLPYDDYPVVFLPPYESPPAWVPPHELGFNIRGGKASQLGIFISKVIPDSDAHRAGLQEGDQVLSVNDVDFQDIEHSKAVEILKTAREITMRVRYFPYNYQRQKERTVH; this is translated from the exons ATGGAGGCGCGGCTGCCCTACGACGACTACCCGGTGGTCTTCCTGCCGCCCTACGAGAGCCCGCCCGCCTGGGTGCCGCCGCACGAG CTGGGTTTCAACATCCGTGGAGGAAAGGCCTCGCAGCTGGGGATCTTCATCTCTAAG GTGATCCCCGACTCGGATGCACACAGAGCTGGGCTGCAGGAAGGAGACCAGGTGCTCTCAGTGAACGATGTGGATTTCCAGGACATTGAGCACAGCAAG GCTGTGGAGATCCTGAAGACAGCCCGTGAAATCACCATGCGCGTACGTTACTTCCCCTACA ATTAccagagacagaaggaaagaactgTCCACTAA
- the RAB41 gene encoding ras-related protein Rab-41 isoform X1 has protein sequence MSAPGSGGEFGNPLRKFKLVFLGEQSVGKTSLITRFMYDSFDNTYQATIGIDFLSKTMYLEDRTVRLQLWDTAGQERFRSLIPSYIRDSTIAVVVYDITNLNSFQQTSKWIDDVRTERGSDVIIMLVGNKTDLADKRQITTEEGEQRAKELNVMFIETSAKTGYNVKQLFRRVAAALPGMDSTPEKSKEDMIDIKLEKPPEQPVTESGCSC, from the exons ATGTcggcgcccggcagcggcggcgagtTCGGGAACCCGCTGCGGAAGTTCAAGCTGGTCTTCCTGGGCGAGCAGagcg TTGGGAAAACCTCTCTGATCACCAGGTTTATGTATGACAGTTTCGACAATACTTACCAG gcaaCCATTGGAATTGATTTCCTGTCAAAAACAATGTATCTTGAAGATCGCACG GTTCGGCTGCAGCTTTGGGACACAGCAGGCCAGGAGCGGTTCCGCAGTCTCATTCCCAGCTACATCCGCGACTCCACCATTGCTGTGGTAGTCTATGACATTACAA ACTTGAATTCTTTCCAGCAAACCTCCAAGTGGATTGATGATGTTCGAACAGAGAGAGGAAGTGATGTCATCATCATGTTGGTGGGGAATAAAACTGATCTGGCAGACAAGAG GCAAATCACTACAGAAGAAGGTGAACAAAGAGCCAAAGAGCTGAATGTGATGTTTATTGAGACCAGTGCAAAGACTggatacaatgtgaaacag CTTTTCCGTCGTGTGGCTGCTGCTTTACCTGGGATGGACAGcacaccagagaagagcaaagaagaCA TGATTGACATCAAACTAGAGAAACCTCCTGAGCAGCCAGTAACGGAGAGCGGTTGCTCCTGCTAA
- the RAB41 gene encoding ras-related protein Rab-41 isoform X4, with protein sequence MTVSTILTRQPLELISCQKQCILKIARSGCSCGIQPARRGSAASFPATSVTLLWLSLSLTLQVRLQLWDTAGQERFRSLIPSYIRDSTIAVVVYDITNLNSFQQTSKWIDDVRTERGSDVIIMLVGNKTDLADKRQITTEEGEQRAKELNVMFIETSAKTGYNVKQLFRRVAAALPGMDSTPEKSKEDMIDIKLEKPPEQPVTESGCSC encoded by the exons ATGACAGTTTCGACAATACTTACCAG gcaaCCATTGGAATTGATTTCCTGTCAAAAACAATGTATCTTGAAGATCGCACG ATCAGGCTGCAGCTGTGGGATACAGCCGGCCAGGAGAGGTTCCGCAGCCTCATTCCCAGCTACATCCGTGACTCTGCTGTGGCTGTCATTGTCTTTGACATTACAA GTTCGGCTGCAGCTTTGGGACACAGCAGGCCAGGAGCGGTTCCGCAGTCTCATTCCCAGCTACATCCGCGACTCCACCATTGCTGTGGTAGTCTATGACATTACAA ACTTGAATTCTTTCCAGCAAACCTCCAAGTGGATTGATGATGTTCGAACAGAGAGAGGAAGTGATGTCATCATCATGTTGGTGGGGAATAAAACTGATCTGGCAGACAAGAG GCAAATCACTACAGAAGAAGGTGAACAAAGAGCCAAAGAGCTGAATGTGATGTTTATTGAGACCAGTGCAAAGACTggatacaatgtgaaacag CTTTTCCGTCGTGTGGCTGCTGCTTTACCTGGGATGGACAGcacaccagagaagagcaaagaagaCA TGATTGACATCAAACTAGAGAAACCTCCTGAGCAGCCAGTAACGGAGAGCGGTTGCTCCTGCTAA
- the RAB41 gene encoding ras-related protein Rab-41 isoform X5, whose amino-acid sequence MSAPGSGGEFGNPLRKFKLVFLGEQSVGKTSLITRFMYDSFDNTYQATIGIDFLSKTMYLEDRTQVRLQLWDTAGQERFRSLIPSYIRDSTIAVVVYDITNLNSFQQTSKWIDDVRTERGSDVIIMLVGNKTDLADKRQITTEEGEQRAKELNVMFIETSAKTGYNVKQLFRRVAAALPGMDSTPEKSKEDMIDIKLEKPPEQPVTESGCSC is encoded by the exons ATGTcggcgcccggcagcggcggcgagtTCGGGAACCCGCTGCGGAAGTTCAAGCTGGTCTTCCTGGGCGAGCAGagcg TTGGGAAAACCTCTCTGATCACCAGGTTTATGTATGACAGTTTCGACAATACTTACCAG gcaaCCATTGGAATTGATTTCCTGTCAAAAACAATGTATCTTGAAGATCGCACG CAGGTTCGGCTGCAGCTTTGGGACACAGCAGGCCAGGAGCGGTTCCGCAGTCTCATTCCCAGCTACATCCGCGACTCCACCATTGCTGTGGTAGTCTATGACATTACAA ACTTGAATTCTTTCCAGCAAACCTCCAAGTGGATTGATGATGTTCGAACAGAGAGAGGAAGTGATGTCATCATCATGTTGGTGGGGAATAAAACTGATCTGGCAGACAAGAG GCAAATCACTACAGAAGAAGGTGAACAAAGAGCCAAAGAGCTGAATGTGATGTTTATTGAGACCAGTGCAAAGACTggatacaatgtgaaacag CTTTTCCGTCGTGTGGCTGCTGCTTTACCTGGGATGGACAGcacaccagagaagagcaaagaagaCA TGATTGACATCAAACTAGAGAAACCTCCTGAGCAGCCAGTAACGGAGAGCGGTTGCTCCTGCTAA
- the RAB41 gene encoding ras-related protein Rab-41 isoform X2 produces the protein MSAPGSGGEFGNPLRKFKLVFLGEQSVGKTSLITRFMYDSFDNTYQATIGIDFLSKTMYLEDRTIRLQLWDTAGQERFRSLIPSYIRDSAVAVIVFDITNLNSFQQTSKWIDDVRTERGSDVIIMLVGNKTDLADKRQITTEEGEQRAKELNVMFIETSAKTGYNVKQLFRRVAAALPGMDSTPEKSKEDMIDIKLEKPPEQPVTESGCSC, from the exons ATGTcggcgcccggcagcggcggcgagtTCGGGAACCCGCTGCGGAAGTTCAAGCTGGTCTTCCTGGGCGAGCAGagcg TTGGGAAAACCTCTCTGATCACCAGGTTTATGTATGACAGTTTCGACAATACTTACCAG gcaaCCATTGGAATTGATTTCCTGTCAAAAACAATGTATCTTGAAGATCGCACG ATCAGGCTGCAGCTGTGGGATACAGCCGGCCAGGAGAGGTTCCGCAGCCTCATTCCCAGCTACATCCGTGACTCTGCTGTGGCTGTCATTGTCTTTGACATTACAA ACTTGAATTCTTTCCAGCAAACCTCCAAGTGGATTGATGATGTTCGAACAGAGAGAGGAAGTGATGTCATCATCATGTTGGTGGGGAATAAAACTGATCTGGCAGACAAGAG GCAAATCACTACAGAAGAAGGTGAACAAAGAGCCAAAGAGCTGAATGTGATGTTTATTGAGACCAGTGCAAAGACTggatacaatgtgaaacag CTTTTCCGTCGTGTGGCTGCTGCTTTACCTGGGATGGACAGcacaccagagaagagcaaagaagaCA TGATTGACATCAAACTAGAGAAACCTCCTGAGCAGCCAGTAACGGAGAGCGGTTGCTCCTGCTAA
- the RAB41 gene encoding ras-related protein Rab-41 isoform X3 has product MTVSTILTRQPLELISCQKQCILKIARSGCSCGIQPARRGSAASFPATSVTLLWLSLSLTLQQVRLQLWDTAGQERFRSLIPSYIRDSTIAVVVYDITNLNSFQQTSKWIDDVRTERGSDVIIMLVGNKTDLADKRQITTEEGEQRAKELNVMFIETSAKTGYNVKQLFRRVAAALPGMDSTPEKSKEDMIDIKLEKPPEQPVTESGCSC; this is encoded by the exons ATGACAGTTTCGACAATACTTACCAG gcaaCCATTGGAATTGATTTCCTGTCAAAAACAATGTATCTTGAAGATCGCACG ATCAGGCTGCAGCTGTGGGATACAGCCGGCCAGGAGAGGTTCCGCAGCCTCATTCCCAGCTACATCCGTGACTCTGCTGTGGCTGTCATTGTCTTTGACATTACAA CAGGTTCGGCTGCAGCTTTGGGACACAGCAGGCCAGGAGCGGTTCCGCAGTCTCATTCCCAGCTACATCCGCGACTCCACCATTGCTGTGGTAGTCTATGACATTACAA ACTTGAATTCTTTCCAGCAAACCTCCAAGTGGATTGATGATGTTCGAACAGAGAGAGGAAGTGATGTCATCATCATGTTGGTGGGGAATAAAACTGATCTGGCAGACAAGAG GCAAATCACTACAGAAGAAGGTGAACAAAGAGCCAAAGAGCTGAATGTGATGTTTATTGAGACCAGTGCAAAGACTggatacaatgtgaaacag CTTTTCCGTCGTGTGGCTGCTGCTTTACCTGGGATGGACAGcacaccagagaagagcaaagaagaCA TGATTGACATCAAACTAGAGAAACCTCCTGAGCAGCCAGTAACGGAGAGCGGTTGCTCCTGCTAA